In one window of Pseudodesulfovibrio sediminis DNA:
- the waaF gene encoding lipopolysaccharide heptosyltransferase II has product MQEYTKIAIWQTAFLGDAVLTLPLVRAVKDRYPDAEIHFFVRSGVESIFEGQPEIAQVHPFAKRGKQKSLSAAIRFGREIGQQGFDLWISTHTSLRTALISRATGIQRRIGYSAPWYNRFAYTETADRRFTELAEIERLMQLLTPLGITGPAPKAALVVAAEAQVQAETFWAESAFDRPVLGLHPGSTWPTKCWPVEYYSEIVRTASENGAHVLIFAGPDEQEVARKVEQGANADPSHVTNLAGKLNLPALAAYLGKLDAYLTNDSGPMHLAWTQDTPLVALFGPTVEKLGFFPRGENSTVMQIDLECRPCGLHGPKKCPKEHFKCMKELTPDSVWRVLRSKLGL; this is encoded by the coding sequence ATGCAGGAATATACTAAAATTGCCATCTGGCAAACCGCGTTTTTGGGGGATGCCGTCCTGACCCTGCCGCTCGTACGTGCTGTGAAGGATCGTTACCCCGACGCTGAAATACATTTTTTTGTCCGAAGCGGTGTTGAATCCATTTTCGAAGGCCAGCCTGAGATTGCGCAGGTGCATCCCTTTGCCAAGCGTGGAAAGCAAAAATCCCTCAGCGCCGCTATACGCTTTGGCAGGGAGATCGGCCAGCAGGGCTTTGACTTGTGGATTTCCACCCATACCAGTCTACGCACGGCGTTGATCAGCAGGGCCACTGGGATACAGCGGCGTATAGGCTATTCCGCGCCGTGGTATAACCGGTTCGCCTACACCGAAACCGCTGATCGCCGCTTTACCGAACTGGCCGAGATCGAGCGGCTCATGCAGCTGCTGACACCGCTGGGCATCACTGGTCCGGCTCCCAAGGCAGCGCTGGTTGTGGCTGCGGAAGCCCAGGTGCAGGCGGAGACATTCTGGGCCGAATCAGCCTTTGATCGACCTGTTTTGGGGTTGCACCCAGGGTCGACCTGGCCGACCAAGTGTTGGCCTGTGGAATATTACAGTGAGATCGTGCGAACTGCCTCGGAGAATGGAGCACATGTCCTCATCTTTGCGGGTCCTGATGAACAGGAAGTCGCGCGCAAGGTGGAGCAGGGGGCCAATGCTGACCCGTCACATGTGACAAATCTGGCGGGCAAACTGAATCTGCCTGCGCTGGCAGCTTATCTCGGCAAACTTGACGCCTATCTCACCAATGATTCCGGTCCCATGCATCTTGCCTGGACACAGGATACGCCGTTGGTGGCGCTCTTTGGTCCCACAGTGGAAAAACTCGGGTTCTTTCCCCGCGGTGAGAACTCCACGGTCATGCAAATCGATCTGGAATGCCGTCCCTGTGGCCTGCATGGTCCGAAGAAATGCCCGAAAGAGCATTTCAAATGCATGAAGGAACTCACGCCGGACAGTGTCTGGCGGGTCTTGCGCAGCAAGCTCGGCCTGTAA
- a CDS encoding F0F1 ATP synthase subunit epsilon, producing the protein MATLKLEIVTPDRKVLSEDVEYVGAPGIMGEFGILPSHVPFLSALGIGNLHYNQNGKTHYVFVSGGFAEVSNNQVTILAEVAEMATEIDHDRASKAKERAEQRAATAKEKIEAARNQAALKRAVSRINCKSSGKTAGTC; encoded by the coding sequence ATGGCAACATTGAAGCTTGAGATAGTCACTCCCGATCGGAAAGTACTTTCCGAGGACGTGGAATACGTTGGCGCACCCGGTATCATGGGTGAATTCGGTATCCTGCCGAGCCACGTTCCCTTCCTGTCCGCTCTGGGAATTGGCAATCTTCATTATAATCAAAATGGCAAGACGCACTATGTGTTCGTGTCCGGTGGATTCGCCGAAGTCAGCAACAATCAGGTAACCATCCTGGCTGAAGTCGCTGAAATGGCCACTGAGATCGATCACGACCGCGCCTCCAAGGCAAAGGAGCGTGCCGAACAGCGCGCTGCCACAGCCAAGGAAAAGATCGAAGCTGCCCGGAACCAGGCTGCATTGAAGCGAGCTGTCTCGCGTATCAACTGCAAGTCCTCCGGAAAGACCGCAGGAACCTGCTAG
- the atpD gene encoding F0F1 ATP synthase subunit beta, which yields MANTGKIVQVIGAVVDVEFAEGNLPNILSAMEIKNPNNVDAPLLVCEVAQHLGNNVVRTIAMDATEGLVRGMEAVDLGQPISVPVGSGSLGRIMNVVGEPSDEMGPIPCEKRLPIHREAPAFTDQSTKVELLETGIKVVDLLIPFPKGGKMGLFGGAGVGKTVILMEMINNIAKQHGGISVFAGVGERTREGNDLYYEMKEAGVLEKAALVYGQMNEPPGARARVALTALTCAEYFRDEEGQDVLLFVDNIFRFTQAGAEVSALLGRMPSAVGYQPTLGTDLGGLQERITSTNKGSITSVQAVYVPADDLTDPAPATTFAHLDGTLVLSRAISELGIYPAVDPLDSTSRILSPDVIGEEHYATAREVQSVLQKYKDLQDIIAILGMDELSDEDKSTVARARRVQRFLSQPFHVAEVFTGVSGKYVKTEDTVQAFRDILDGKYDDLPEQAFYMCGGIEEAIEKAKQ from the coding sequence ATGGCTAATACTGGTAAAATCGTTCAGGTAATTGGCGCCGTTGTCGACGTCGAATTTGCCGAAGGGAATCTTCCCAACATTCTGTCTGCGATGGAGATTAAAAATCCCAACAACGTTGACGCTCCGCTGCTCGTCTGCGAAGTCGCTCAGCACCTGGGTAACAACGTTGTTCGCACCATCGCCATGGACGCCACCGAAGGTCTCGTCCGCGGCATGGAAGCAGTCGATCTCGGTCAGCCCATCTCCGTTCCTGTTGGTTCCGGCTCTCTGGGCCGCATCATGAACGTTGTTGGTGAGCCCTCCGATGAAATGGGACCGATTCCTTGTGAAAAGCGTCTCCCCATTCACCGTGAAGCTCCTGCTTTCACCGATCAGTCCACCAAGGTTGAACTGCTCGAAACCGGCATCAAGGTCGTTGACCTGCTCATCCCGTTCCCGAAAGGCGGCAAGATGGGCCTCTTCGGCGGCGCCGGCGTTGGCAAGACCGTTATTCTGATGGAAATGATCAACAACATCGCCAAGCAGCACGGTGGTATCTCCGTCTTCGCTGGTGTTGGTGAGCGTACCCGTGAAGGTAACGACCTCTACTACGAAATGAAAGAAGCCGGCGTTCTCGAGAAAGCCGCCTTGGTTTACGGCCAGATGAACGAGCCTCCGGGAGCCCGCGCTCGTGTTGCTCTGACCGCACTGACCTGCGCTGAGTACTTCCGTGACGAAGAAGGCCAGGACGTGCTCCTCTTCGTTGATAACATCTTCCGCTTCACCCAGGCTGGCGCAGAGGTCTCCGCACTTCTCGGCCGCATGCCTTCCGCAGTTGGTTACCAGCCGACTCTGGGTACTGACCTCGGTGGTCTGCAGGAACGTATTACCTCCACCAACAAGGGTTCCATTACCTCTGTTCAGGCTGTTTACGTCCCTGCTGATGACTTGACTGACCCCGCACCGGCAACGACCTTTGCTCACCTTGACGGTACTCTGGTTCTGTCTCGCGCCATCTCCGAGCTCGGTATCTACCCTGCTGTTGACCCGCTTGACTCCACCTCTCGTATCCTCTCCCCCGATGTCATCGGTGAAGAGCACTACGCTACCGCTCGTGAAGTCCAGTCCGTACTGCAGAAGTACAAAGACCTTCAGGACATCATCGCCATCCTCGGTATGGATGAGCTGTCCGACGAAGACAAGAGCACTGTTGCTCGCGCACGTCGCGTCCAGCGTTTCCTGTCCCAGCCGTTCCACGTTGCTGAGGTCTTCACTGGTGTGTCTGGTAAGTACGTTAAGACTGAAGACACTGTTCAGGCCTTCCGCGACATTCTCGACGGCAAGTACGACGACCTGCCTGAGCAGGCCTTCTACATGTGCGGCGGTATCGAGGAAGCCATCGAAAAAGCCAAGCAGTAA
- a CDS encoding F0F1 ATP synthase subunit gamma → MASLRDVQNQIVGVKKTKQITKAMNMVASAKLRNAQDRIERFRPYADKFYEMLGDLAAGADESVHPLLEVRDEVKTVGIMVTTSDRGLCGAFNINIINMALKLAKKKASEGKTVKMYCIGKRAYDTFKKTEYEMVRAETEAMGSFDFTLAASVGNELIDGYISGALDEVHVVFGEFVSMAKQPAKDLMVLPMAAQEEETEAAEGGAGDYIYEPSVEGLLAELLPRFIKVQVYRGLLDTSCSEHAARMAAMDNATKACDELTDSLTLLFNKTRQAAITGDLMDIVGGVEALKG, encoded by the coding sequence ATGGCATCGTTAAGAGACGTCCAAAATCAGATTGTTGGCGTCAAGAAAACCAAGCAGATCACCAAGGCCATGAATATGGTGGCCTCGGCAAAACTGCGGAACGCGCAGGACCGTATCGAACGGTTCCGCCCGTATGCCGACAAGTTTTATGAGATGCTCGGAGACTTGGCAGCCGGCGCTGACGAATCGGTACATCCGCTGCTGGAAGTCCGGGACGAAGTAAAGACCGTGGGTATCATGGTCACCACTTCAGATCGCGGCCTCTGTGGCGCATTTAATATCAATATTATCAATATGGCCCTGAAACTGGCCAAAAAGAAGGCTTCTGAAGGCAAGACTGTCAAGATGTACTGCATCGGCAAGAGAGCCTACGATACCTTTAAGAAGACTGAATACGAAATGGTGCGTGCCGAAACCGAAGCCATGGGAAGTTTCGATTTTACCCTCGCGGCAAGCGTCGGTAACGAGCTCATCGATGGCTACATTTCCGGAGCGCTAGACGAAGTTCATGTCGTATTTGGTGAATTCGTTTCCATGGCCAAACAGCCGGCTAAGGATCTCATGGTTCTGCCCATGGCAGCCCAGGAAGAAGAGACCGAAGCAGCTGAAGGTGGCGCAGGAGACTACATATACGAACCGTCAGTTGAAGGCCTTCTGGCCGAGCTGCTGCCTCGGTTCATCAAGGTCCAGGTCTATCGTGGCCTGCTCGACACATCTTGTTCCGAGCATGCTGCACGTATGGCTGCCATGGACAACGCCACCAAGGCGTGTGACGAACTGACGGATTCCCTGACCTTGCTCTTCAACAAGACAAGGCAGGCCGCCATTACTGGCGATCTTATGGACATTGTCGGCGGCGTGGAAGCGCTGAAAGGATAA
- the atpA gene encoding F0F1 ATP synthase subunit alpha — MQIKAEEISKIIQDQIQNYESRVEMSETGTVLYVGDGIARVHGVENVMAMELLEFPGGLMGMVLNLEEDNVGVALLGSDTGVKEGDPVKRTGNIYSVPVGDGVMGRVVDPLGQPIDGLGPIESTETRPVEMKAPGIIARKSVHEPCYTGLKAVDAMTPVGRGQRELVIGDRQTGKTAVCVDAILAQKTTDVHCFYVAIGQKKASVALVADILRQHGAMEYTTIVSATASEPAPLQFIAAYTGATMAEYYRDNGKHALICYDDLSKQATAYREMSLLLRRPPGREAFPGDVFYLHSRLLERSCKVNDGLGAGSLTALPVIETQAGDVSAFIPTNVISITDGQIYLEPNLFLSGVRPAINVGLSVSRVGGSAQIKAMKQVAGTLRLDLATYRELAAFASFGSDLDAATQQKLARGARMVEVLKQGQYKPQTVQQQVSILFAATRGFLDDVPVEAVQKFEAEFHEFMANTKSAVLNSIVEKQKIDDAVEADLKAAIEEFKKGFSA; from the coding sequence ATGCAGATCAAAGCAGAAGAAATCAGCAAAATCATTCAGGACCAGATTCAGAATTATGAGTCTCGTGTTGAAATGAGCGAGACCGGTACCGTCCTCTACGTTGGTGACGGTATTGCTCGTGTTCACGGCGTTGAGAACGTCATGGCCATGGAGCTGCTGGAATTCCCCGGCGGCCTGATGGGCATGGTGCTCAACCTGGAAGAAGATAACGTTGGTGTCGCCCTTCTGGGTTCTGATACCGGTGTTAAAGAAGGTGACCCGGTCAAGCGTACCGGCAACATTTACTCCGTCCCGGTTGGCGACGGCGTCATGGGCCGCGTTGTTGACCCCCTCGGTCAGCCTATCGACGGTCTGGGCCCCATCGAATCCACTGAGACCCGTCCGGTCGAAATGAAGGCCCCCGGTATCATCGCTCGTAAGTCCGTTCACGAGCCCTGCTACACCGGCCTCAAGGCTGTTGACGCCATGACTCCTGTTGGCCGCGGCCAGCGCGAGCTCGTCATTGGTGACCGCCAGACCGGTAAGACCGCTGTCTGCGTCGACGCCATCCTGGCTCAGAAGACCACCGATGTGCACTGCTTCTACGTAGCTATCGGTCAGAAGAAAGCTTCTGTCGCTCTGGTTGCCGACATTCTCCGTCAGCACGGCGCAATGGAATACACCACCATCGTTTCCGCAACCGCATCCGAGCCTGCACCGCTGCAGTTCATTGCTGCATACACCGGCGCAACCATGGCTGAATACTACCGCGATAACGGCAAGCACGCCCTTATCTGCTACGATGACCTTTCCAAGCAGGCTACTGCTTATCGTGAAATGTCCCTCCTGCTTCGTCGTCCTCCGGGCCGTGAAGCTTTCCCTGGTGACGTTTTCTACCTTCACTCCAGACTGCTCGAACGTTCCTGCAAGGTTAACGATGGCCTCGGTGCCGGTTCTCTGACCGCCCTGCCCGTTATCGAAACCCAGGCCGGTGACGTCTCCGCATTTATTCCGACCAACGTTATCTCCATTACTGACGGTCAGATCTACCTGGAGCCCAACCTGTTCCTGTCCGGCGTTCGCCCGGCCATCAACGTCGGTCTCTCCGTCTCCCGAGTCGGTGGTTCCGCACAGATCAAGGCCATGAAGCAGGTTGCCGGTACTCTGCGTCTCGACCTCGCTACCTACCGCGAGCTCGCCGCATTCGCATCCTTCGGTTCCGACCTCGACGCCGCTACCCAGCAGAAGCTGGCTCGTGGAGCACGTATGGTTGAAGTCCTGAAGCAGGGCCAGTACAAGCCTCAGACCGTTCAGCAGCAGGTTTCCATCCTGTTCGCCGCTACTCGCGGTTTCCTGGATGACGTTCCTGTTGAAGCAGTCCAGAAGTTCGAGGCTGAGTTCCACGAATTCATGGCTAACACCAAATCCGCTGTCCTCAACTCCATCGTTGAGAAGCAGAAGATTGACGACGCTGTCGAAGCTGACCTCAAGGCCGCTATCGAAGAGTTCAAGAAAGGCTTCAGCGCTTAA
- the atpH gene encoding ATP synthase F1 subunit delta encodes MIGNVVSRRYAKALFAVGAAKGEAEQAKYGEQLVAIGASIEDAPEAAAFFKNPAFNVDEKKAVLNQLIDKVSVDPMVKNFCGLLADKSRIEMLPAIASDYKAMIDAVSGVIAGELITVSELNEERKSAIQANLEKQAGKKLELSFATDKEILGGIVLKVGDKVMDASLKAQLQILKENIKRGE; translated from the coding sequence TTGATTGGTAACGTAGTTTCCCGCCGTTACGCTAAAGCTCTGTTTGCCGTTGGCGCTGCCAAGGGCGAAGCAGAACAGGCGAAATACGGTGAGCAGCTGGTCGCCATCGGTGCATCCATTGAAGATGCACCCGAGGCCGCCGCGTTCTTCAAAAATCCGGCATTCAATGTCGATGAGAAGAAAGCGGTCCTGAATCAGCTGATCGATAAAGTTTCGGTAGACCCGATGGTCAAGAACTTCTGTGGATTGCTGGCTGACAAAAGCCGCATCGAGATGCTCCCTGCCATCGCTTCTGACTATAAGGCAATGATTGACGCTGTCTCCGGTGTCATCGCTGGTGAGCTCATCACGGTGAGCGAACTCAACGAGGAAAGAAAATCCGCAATCCAAGCCAATCTCGAAAAGCAGGCCGGCAAAAAGCTGGAACTGTCTTTCGCTACCGACAAGGAAATCCTTGGCGGTATTGTCCTCAAGGTGGGGGACAAGGTTATGGATGCCAGCCTCAAGGCTCAGCTGCAGATTTTGAAAGAAAATATTAAAAGGGGTGAGTAG